In one window of Heterodontus francisci isolate sHetFra1 chromosome 24, sHetFra1.hap1, whole genome shotgun sequence DNA:
- the LOC137383282 gene encoding uncharacterized protein C7orf50 homolog isoform X5 codes for MFHSPLLTNLTPYIEEERMEMPVNQEEEELTPEEKRKIERKLKKERKKEEKQLLRETDALVQKVKPQLSSAYDLALEYLTRWSKRDKEWRFQKTRQTWLLQHMYDCDKISDEHFTLLLGYLDGLKGNAREVTIQKAEALIKESENTDDSSEANSAKIERIRQVLQLLS; via the exons TATATTGAAGAAGAAAGGATGGAAATGCCAGTGAACCAGGAAGAGGAGGAACTCACACCAGAAGAAAAGAGAAAGATTGAAAGGAAACTGAAGAAAGAGCGTAAAAAGGAAGAAAAGCAGCTGCTGAGGGAAACTGATGcattggtgcaaaaggtgaagcctCAGCTGTCTTCAGCATATGACCTTGCACTAGAATATCTGACGAG GTGGTCCAAAAGGGACAAGGAATGGAGATTTCAGAAGACGAGACAGACCTGGCTCCTACAGCACATGTACGATTGTGATAAG ATCTCTGATGAGCATTTCACTTTGCTGCTCGGATACCTGGATGGGCTGAAGGGGAACGCTCGGGAGGTAACCATTCAGAAAGCAGAGGCTCTGATCAAGGAATCTGAAAATACAG ATGATTCCAGTGAGGCCAACTCTGCGAAGATTGAACGAATACGTCAGGTCCTTCAGCTTTTATCTTGA
- the LOC137383282 gene encoding uncharacterized protein C7orf50 homolog isoform X4 has translation MIMYVQVIFVFAFSEEGTYIEEERMEMPVNQEEEELTPEEKRKIERKLKKERKKEEKQLLRETDALVQKVKPQLSSAYDLALEYLTRWSKRDKEWRFQKTRQTWLLQHMYDCDKISDEHFTLLLGYLDGLKGNAREVTIQKAEALIKESENTDDSSEANSAKIERIRQVLQLLS, from the exons TATATTGAAGAAGAAAGGATGGAAATGCCAGTGAACCAGGAAGAGGAGGAACTCACACCAGAAGAAAAGAGAAAGATTGAAAGGAAACTGAAGAAAGAGCGTAAAAAGGAAGAAAAGCAGCTGCTGAGGGAAACTGATGcattggtgcaaaaggtgaagcctCAGCTGTCTTCAGCATATGACCTTGCACTAGAATATCTGACGAG GTGGTCCAAAAGGGACAAGGAATGGAGATTTCAGAAGACGAGACAGACCTGGCTCCTACAGCACATGTACGATTGTGATAAG ATCTCTGATGAGCATTTCACTTTGCTGCTCGGATACCTGGATGGGCTGAAGGGGAACGCTCGGGAGGTAACCATTCAGAAAGCAGAGGCTCTGATCAAGGAATCTGAAAATACAG ATGATTCCAGTGAGGCCAACTCTGCGAAGATTGAACGAATACGTCAGGTCCTTCAGCTTTTATCTTGA